A stretch of the Elephas maximus indicus isolate mEleMax1 chromosome 3, mEleMax1 primary haplotype, whole genome shotgun sequence genome encodes the following:
- the DDX39A gene encoding ATP-dependent RNA helicase DDX39A, whose amino-acid sequence MAEQDVENELLDYEEDEEPQAPPESTPAPSKKDVKGSYVSIHSSGFRDFLLKPELLRAIVDCGFEHPSEVQHECIPQAILGMDVLCQAKSGMGKTAVFVLATLQQIEPVNGQVTVLVMCHTRELAFQISKEYERFSKYMPNVKVSVFFGGLSIKKDEEVLKKNCPHVVVGTPGRILALVRNRSLNLKNVKHFVLDECDKMLEQLDMRRDVQEIFRLTPHEKQCMMFSATLNKEIRPVCRKFMQDPMEVFVDDETKLTLHGLQQYYVKLKDSEKNRKLFDLLDVLEFNQVVIFVKSVQRCMALAQLLVEQNFPAIAIHRGMAQEERLSRYQQFKDFQRRILVATNLFGRGMDIERVNIVFNYDMPEDSDTYLHRVARAGRFGTKGLAITFVSDENDAKILNDVQDRFEVNVAELPEEIDISTYIEQSR is encoded by the exons ATggcagaacaggatgtggaaaacGAGCTTCTGGATTACGAGGAAGATGAAGAGCCCCAGGCGCCTCCAGAGAGCACTCCAGCTCCATCCAAGAAAGATGTCAAGGGTTCCTACGTTTCCATTCACAGCTCTGGCTTCCGGGACTTTCTGCTAAAGCCAGAGCTACTGAGGGCCATTGTGGACTGTGGCTTTGAGCACCCATCTGAGG TCCAGCACGAGTGTATCCCCCAAGCCATCCTGGGGATGGACGTCCTGTGCCAAGCCAAGTCTGGAATGGGCAAGACAGCGGTTTTCGTGCTGGCCACCCTGCAGCAGATCGAGCCCGTCAATGGACAG GTGACAGTCCTGGTCATGTGCCATACTCGGGAGCTGGCCTTCCAGATCAGCAAGGAATATGAGCGCTTCTCCAAGTACATGCCTAATGTGAAG GTGTCAGTGTTCTTCGGTGGCCTCTCCATCAAGAAGGATGAAGAagtgctgaagaagaattgtcCACATGTTGTGGTGGGGACCCCGGGCCGCATCCTGGCGCTTGTGCGGAACAGGAGCCTCAACCTGAAGAATGTGAAGCACTTCGTGCTGGACGAGTGTGACAAGATGctggagcagctgg acATGCGGCGGGACGTGCAGGAAATCTTCCGCCTGACACCCCATGAGAAGCAGTGCATGATGTTCAGTGCTACCCTGAACAAGGAGATCCGGCCTGTCTGCAGGAAGTTCATGCAGGAT CCCATGGAGGTGTTTGTGGATGATGAGACCAAGCTCACGCTGCATGGACTGCAGCAGTACTATGTCAAGCTCAAGGACAGCGAGAAGAACCGCAAACTCTTCGATCTCCTGGATGTGCTGGAGTTTAACCAG GTGGTGATCTTTGTGAAGTCGGTGCAGCGCTGCATGGCCCTGGCCCAGCTCCTCGTGGAGCAGAACTTCCCAGCTATTGCCATCCACCGGGGCATGGCCCAGGAGGAACG CTTGTCACGATATCAGCAGTTCAAGGATTTCCAGCGGCGCATCCTCGTGGCCACCAATCTGTTCGGCCGAGGGATGGACATTGAGCGAGTCAACATCGTCTTCAACTACGACATGCCAGAGGACTCAGACACCTACCTCCACCGG GTGGCCCGTGCAGGTCGCTTTGGCACCAAAGGCCTTGCCATCACTTTTGTGTCTGACGAGAACGATGCCAAGATCCTCAACGACGTCCAGGACCGGTTTGAAGTGAatgtggcagagcttccagaagaaaTTGATATTTCCACATACA TTGAACAGAGCCGGTAA